A genome region from Mycobacterium florentinum includes the following:
- a CDS encoding S1 family peptidase, with translation MQTAHRCFVAVLVTVLLVQPGLPANVAAADDRVPMGGGAGIVINGDTMCTLTTIGGDAAGELIGFTSAHCGGPGAQVAAEAAEGRGVLGTMVAGNDALDYAVIKFDPAKVAPVANYGGFIINGIGPEPVFGQIACKQGRTTGNSCGVTWGPGQDPGTIVMQVCGRPGDSGGPVTVDNLLVGMIHGAFSDNLPTCIIKYIPLHTPAVVMSFNAVLADINAKHRPGAGFVPIPA, from the coding sequence TTGCAGACGGCACATCGGTGCTTTGTGGCGGTGCTGGTGACCGTGCTCCTCGTTCAGCCGGGATTGCCCGCAAACGTCGCGGCGGCTGACGACCGGGTCCCGATGGGTGGCGGTGCGGGCATCGTCATCAACGGCGACACCATGTGCACCCTGACGACCATCGGCGGCGATGCCGCCGGTGAGCTGATCGGTTTCACCTCCGCGCACTGCGGGGGCCCGGGCGCGCAGGTCGCCGCCGAGGCCGCCGAAGGCAGGGGCGTGCTGGGAACGATGGTTGCCGGCAACGACGCTCTCGACTACGCCGTGATCAAATTCGATCCGGCCAAGGTGGCGCCGGTGGCCAACTATGGCGGCTTCATCATCAACGGCATCGGTCCGGAACCGGTGTTCGGTCAGATCGCCTGCAAGCAGGGCCGAACGACCGGCAACTCGTGCGGCGTCACCTGGGGGCCGGGCCAGGATCCGGGAACCATCGTGATGCAGGTCTGTGGCCGGCCGGGCGACTCGGGAGGCCCGGTGACCGTCGACAACCTGTTGGTCGGGATGATCCACGGCGCGTTCAGCGACAACCTGCCGACGTGCATCATCAAGTACATCCCGCTGCACACCCCGGCGGTGGTGATGTCGTTCAACGCGGTGCTGGCCGACATCAACGCCAAACACCGGCCCGGTGCGGGCTTCGTCCCGATACCGGCCTGA
- a CDS encoding phage holin family protein, giving the protein MSKVDRKNGVPSTLTTIPLADPHASHGEPSIGDLIKDATTQASTLVRAEVELARAEIVRDIKKGLTGSVFFIAALVVLFYSTFFFFFFLAELLDNWLWRWVAFLIVFAIMVVVGAVLALLGYLKVRRIRGPRETIESVKETRTALTPGHDKAATKQLTEAPGKHAKPENANPSDPSGW; this is encoded by the coding sequence GTGAGCAAAGTCGATCGCAAGAATGGTGTGCCGAGCACGCTGACCACGATTCCGTTGGCCGACCCGCACGCCAGCCACGGCGAGCCGTCGATCGGTGACCTGATCAAAGACGCGACGACACAGGCGTCCACCCTGGTGCGGGCCGAGGTCGAGCTGGCCCGCGCCGAAATCGTCCGCGACATCAAGAAGGGCCTCACCGGCAGCGTCTTCTTCATCGCCGCGCTGGTGGTTCTTTTCTACTCCACGTTCTTTTTCTTCTTCTTCCTCGCCGAGTTGCTCGACAACTGGCTGTGGCGCTGGGTGGCCTTCCTGATCGTGTTCGCGATCATGGTCGTGGTCGGAGCCGTGCTCGCACTGCTGGGCTATTTGAAGGTGCGCCGGATCCGTGGACCGCGAGAAACCATCGAATCGGTCAAGGAAACGCGCACCGCGCTCACCCCTGGCCACGACAAGGCCGCGACCAAGCAACTCACCGAGGCACCCGGTAAGCACGCCAAGCCGGAGAACGCCAACCCCAGCGACCCCTCAGGTTGGTAG
- a CDS encoding alpha/beta fold hydrolase has product MAVPDPSVVRIDGPWRHLDVHANGIRFHVVEALPSGAGAPAAATARPLVMLLHGFGSFWWSWRHQLRGLTGARVVAVDLRGYGGSDKPPRGYDGWTLAGDTAGLIRALGHSSATLVGHADGGLCCWTTALLHSRLVRAIALISSPHPAALRRSALTRRDQSSALLPTLLRYQLPVWPERLLTRDNGAEIERLVKNRSSAKWVASEDFSQTIGYLRTAIQIPGAAHCALEYQRWAVRSQLRGEGRRFMKSMSRQLGVPLLHLRGDADPYVLADPVDHSQRYATQGRYVSVTGAGHYSHEEMPEEINKHLTRFFEQVH; this is encoded by the coding sequence ATGGCAGTACCTGATCCGTCGGTAGTCCGCATCGACGGGCCGTGGCGCCATTTGGACGTGCACGCCAACGGCATTCGATTTCACGTCGTCGAGGCGCTACCGTCCGGCGCGGGTGCTCCCGCGGCGGCGACCGCACGACCGCTGGTGATGCTGCTGCACGGTTTCGGTTCGTTCTGGTGGTCCTGGCGTCATCAGCTGCGGGGGCTGACCGGTGCCCGAGTCGTCGCGGTCGACCTGCGCGGCTATGGCGGCAGCGACAAGCCGCCACGCGGCTACGACGGCTGGACGCTGGCCGGCGATACGGCCGGACTCATTCGCGCGCTTGGGCATTCGTCGGCGACGCTGGTCGGCCACGCCGACGGCGGGCTGTGCTGCTGGACCACGGCGCTGCTGCACTCCCGGCTGGTACGGGCCATCGCGCTGATCAGCTCGCCACACCCGGCCGCGTTGCGCCGATCGGCGCTGACGCGCCGCGATCAGAGTTCCGCACTACTACCGACCCTGCTGCGCTATCAGCTGCCGGTGTGGCCCGAGCGCCTGCTGACCCGCGACAACGGCGCCGAGATCGAGCGTCTCGTCAAGAACCGCAGCTCCGCGAAATGGGTTGCCTCCGAAGACTTCTCACAGACGATCGGCTATCTTCGCACCGCGATACAGATTCCCGGGGCGGCGCACTGCGCATTGGAATACCAGCGCTGGGCGGTGCGCAGCCAGCTGCGCGGTGAAGGCCGCCGATTCATGAAATCGATGTCGCGCCAGCTCGGGGTGCCGCTGCTACATCTGCGCGGCGACGCCGATCCCTATGTGCTGGCCGACCCGGTCGACCACAGCCAGCGTTATGCGACGCAGGGCCGCTATGTATCCGTCACCGGCGCAGGGCATTACAGCCACGAGGAGATGCCCGAGGAAATCAACAAACACCTGACGAGGTTCTTCGAACAGGTGCACTGA